The Phragmites australis chromosome 15, lpPhrAust1.1, whole genome shotgun sequence genome window below encodes:
- the LOC133892548 gene encoding histone-lysine N-methyltransferase family member SUVH2-like produces MEMESSPSSSPPSSPAGSSDSIDLNFLPFLKKEPKSEPASPERGPLPLPAPPPPSPPQPVSAAAAAASAPPPPATPDLSSAAVMTPLQSLPPNPEEDALLREYYRLASLYLSSAGAGAIVPAPGPQTGPPAMVQPASGSAVKKRRPRSSELVRVSSLGVRDQIYFRDLVRRARITFECLRGLLLRDDERAEALGLPGVGGDRRRVRADLRAAALMGDHDLWLNRDRRIVGPIPGISVGDAFFFRMELCVLGLHGQVQAGIDYVTAGRSASGEPIATSIIVSGGYEDDDDRGDILVYTGHGGRDPNLHKHCIDQKLEGGNLALERSMVYGIEIRVIRAVKLRRSPVGKVYFYDGLYKVIDYWLDRGKAGFGVYKYKMLRIEGQEPMGTVNYRVAEQLKVDVFAVRPTGYLSFDISMGRDITPVALYNDVDDDQDPLLFEYLARPIFPTSAVQGKFAEGGGGCDCAENCSIGCNCAGRNGGEFAYDKAGVLLRGKPLVYECGPYCRCPPSCPNRVSQKGLQHRLEVFRSRETGWGVRSLDLIKAGTFICEFSGIVLTHQQSEIVAANGDCLVRPNRFPPRWLDWGDISDVNPEYVAPDHPAVPELNFTIDVSRARNVACYFSHSCSPNVFVQFALFDHYNASYPHLMIFAMENIPPLRELSIDYGMIDEWVGKLTM; encoded by the coding sequence ATGGAGATGGAgtcctcgccgtcgtcgtcgccgccgtcgtcTCCGGCCGGGTCGTCCGACTCCATCGACCTCAACTTCCTGCCGTTCCTCAAGAAGGAGCCCAAGTCGGAGCCGGCGTCACCGGAGCGCGGCCCCCTGCCGCTGCCTGCGCCCCCGCccccgtccccgccgcagccggtgtcggcggcggctgctgcggcctcggcgcctccgccaCCGGCAACGCCTGACCTGTCGTCCGCGGCGGTGATGACGCCTCTGCAGTCGCTGCCGCCGAACCCGGAAGAGGATGCCCTCCTCCGGGAGTACTACCGCCTCGCGAGCCTCTACCTCTCGTCGGCGGGGGCCGGGGCGATCGTACCTGCGCCTGGGCCGCAGACGGGCCCCCCCGCGATGGTGCAGCCCGCGTCCGGGTCCGCCGTGAAGAAGCGTCGGCCGCGGTCGTCGGAGCTCGTGCGGGTATCCTCGCTCGGCGTGCGGGACCAGATCTACTTCCGCGACCTCGTGCGCCGGGCGCGCATCACCTTCGAGTGCCTCCGCGGGCTGCTGCTGAGGGACGACGAGCGTGCGGAGGCGCTTGGGCTCCCAGGCGTCGGCGGGGACCGGCGCCGCGTCCGCGCGGACCTGCGCGCCGCGGCCCTCATGGGCGACCACGACCTCTGGCTCAACCGCGACCGCCGCATCGTGGGGCCGATCCCAGGGATCTCGGTGGGGGACGCCTTCTTCTTCCGCATGGAGCTCTGCGTGCTCGGGCTCCATGGCCAGGTGCAGGCGGGAATAGACTACGTCACCGCAGGGCGGTCTGCCTCAGGTGAGCCAATAGCCACATCCATAATTGTGTCTGGTGGGTATGAGGATGACGATGACCGTGGTGATATACTTGTGTACACGGGCCATGGCGGCCGTGAccccaacctccacaagcactgCATCGATCAGAAGCTCGAGGGCGGCAACCTTGCCCTTGAGCGCAGCATGGTTTATGGTATTGAGATCCGTGTAATCCGTGCTGTCAAATTAAGACGCAGCCCTGTCGGCAAGGTCTATTTCTATGATGGCCTCTACAAGGTCATTGATTACTGGCTCGACCGTGGCAAAGCCGGGTTTGGTGTTTATAAGTACAAAATGCTGCGCATTGAGGGGCAAGAACCCATGGGTACTGTGAATTATCGAGTAGCTGAACAGCTCAAGGTGGATGTGTTTGCTGTGCGGCCAACAGGGTATTTGAGCTTTGATATTTCCATGGGCCGAGATATCACGCCAGTTGCACTCTATAacgatgttgatgatgatcagGACCCACTCTTGTTCGAGTACCTGGCACGCCCAATATTTCCAACCTCTGCTGTCCAAGGGAAGTTTGCTGAGGGTGGTGGTGGTTGCGATTGTGCCGAGAATTGCTCAATTGGATGTAACTGTGCAGGTAGGAATGGAGGTGAGTTTGCTTATGATAAGGCCGGAGTCCTGCTACGAGGCAAACCGCTGGTATATGAGTGTGGGCCATACTGCAGGTGTCCACCTAGTTGCCCCAACAGGGTCAGTCAGAAGGGGCTTCAGCATAGGCTTGAGGTGTTCCGATCAAGGGAGACCGGGTGGGGAGTTCGGTCTTTGGATCTCATTAAGGCGGGCACGTTCATTTGTGAGTTTAGTGGGATTGTGCTTACTCATCAGCAGTCAGAGATTGTGGCTGCGAATGGCGATTGCTTGGTGCGTCCAAACAGGTTCCCTCCAagatggttggattggggtgatATATCTGATGTGAATCCTGAGTATGTGGCACCAGATCATCCTGCTGTGCCTGAGTTGAACTTTACAATTGATGTGTCACGGGCGAGGAACGTGGCTTGTTATTTCAGCCACAGTTGCAGTCCAAATGTGTTTGTCCAGTTTGCGTTGTTTGATCATTACAATGCTTCTTATCCCCACCTCATGATCTTTGCCATGGAGAACATTCCGCCATTGAGGGAGCTAAGCATTGACTATGGAATGATCGATGAATGGGTGGGAAAGTTAACCATGTAG
- the LOC133892636 gene encoding uncharacterized protein LOC133892636 — protein MAGMDADRYAHSLAHHAVATRDHAALRRVLDALPRARRPEEIRTEADSIAEEARAEAVSAVIDRRDVPGRETPLHLAVRHGDAAAAEMLMAAGADWSLQNEQGWSALQEAICAREEALARVIVRHYQPLAWAKWCRRLPRVVAAMRRMRDFYMEITFHFESSVIPFISRIAPSDTYRVWKRGANLRADMTLAGFDGFKIQRSDQTILFLGEGSEDGKVPPGSLCMINHKDKEIMNALDGAGAPASDVEVQQEVTAMSQTNIFRPGIDVTQAILLPQLTWRRQERTEAVGPWKAKVYDMHHVVVSVKSRRVPGAMTDEEFLSACNENDTESEGFDDVLTEEEKKQLEAALKIDSPDGVGEDQSNSFAGPRHSCFEPREREIPIEDMSVSGNGESKPDKKGWFSNWAKRSQVSKQEGTKKIAPPRSSLCVDEKVSDLLAESPSNVQTRPGRHSVDVVRTDDIRRVKERDHWKPAASAENGHRRKESTKESEYKKGLRPVLWLSPNFPLRTEELLPLLDILANKVKAICRLRDLLTTKLPPGTFPVKVAIPVVPTIRVLVTFTKFEELQPLEEFTTPPSSPDNSKSPAVQSSSSSWIQWIKAPYRQNFSTTPGPSSRVEDIQDPFVIPSDYVWTTPKEKKKKTQENKNKSKKGRNGA, from the exons ATGGCTGGCATGGACGCGGACAGGTACGCGCACAGCCTGGCGCACCACGCCGTGGCGACGCGGGACCACGCCGCGCTGCGCCGCGTGCTGGACGCGCTCCCGCGGGCGCGGAGGCCCGAGGAGATCCGGACGGAGGCGGACTCCATCGCGGAGGAGGCCCGGGCGGAGGCCGTATCGGCCGTCATCGACCGTCGCGACGTCCCCGGCCGCGAGACGCCGCTCCACCTCGCCGTCCGCCACGGTGACGCCGCGGCGGCCGAGATGCTCATGGCGGCCGGCGCCGACTGGAGCCTGCAGAACGAGCAGGGCTGGAGCGCGCTACAGGAGGCCATCTGCGCGCGCGAGGAGGCGCTGGCGCGCGTCATCGTGCGCCACTACCAGCCCCTCGCCTGGGCCAAGTGGTGCCGCCGCCTGCCCCGCGTCGTCGCCGCCATGCGCCGGATGCGGGACTTCTACATGGAGATCACGTTCCACTTTGAGAGCTCCGTCATCCCCTTCATCTCCCGCATCGCGCCCTCCGACACCTACAGGGTCTGGAAGCGCGGAGCCAACCTTCGCGCCGACATGACGCTCGCCGGCTTCGATGGCTTCAAGATCCAGCGCTCCGACCAGACCATACTCTTTCTCGGGGAGGGGTCGGAGGACGGCAAGGTTCCACCAGGGTCGCTGTGTATGATCAACCACAAGGATAAGGAGATTATGAACGCACTGGATGGGGCTGGTGCGCCGGCCTCGGATGTGGAGGTCCAGCAGGAGGTCACCGCAATGTCGCAGACCAACATCTTCCGTCCGGGTATTGACGTCACCCAAGCCATTCTGCTCCCGCAGCTCACATGGCGGCGGCAGGAGAGGACAGAGGCTGTTGGTCCATGGAAAGCCAAGGTGTATGACATGCACCATGTGGTGGTCAGCGTGAAGTCAAGGAGGGTCCCTGGTGCGATGACGGATGAGGAATTCCTCTCAGCTTGCAATGAGAATGACACAGAGAGTGAGGGGTTTGATGATGTTCTAActgaggaggagaagaagcagttGGAGGCTGCACTTAAGATAGATTCTCCAGATGGTGTCGGCGAAGACCAGTCCAACTCATTTGCTGGCCCTAGACATAGTTGCTTTGagccgagggagagggagatACCGATTGAGGACATGAGCGTTTCTGGAAATGGGGAGAGTAAGCCTGATAAGAAAGGTTGGTTTAGTAATTGGGCAAAGAGAAGTCAGGTTAGCAAGCAGGAGGGGACAAAGAAGATTGCACCTCCTAGGAGTTCGCTCTGTGTAGATGAGAAGGTGAGTGACCTCCTCGCTGAATCGCCATCAAATGTACAAACGAGACCAGGAAGGCATTCAGTAGATGTAGTAAGAACAGATGACATCAGAAGGGTAAAGGAAAGGGATCATTGGAAACCTGCTGCTTCTGCAGAGAATGGGCATAGGCGCAAAGAAAGTACCAAAGAAAGCGAGTATAAGAAAGGTCTACGGCCTGTTCTCTGGCTTTCTCCAAACTTCCCTCTTCGGACTGAGGAGCTCCTGCCGTTGCTTGATATTCTTGCAAACAAGGTGAAGGCAATCTGTCGTTTGAGGGATCTACTTACAACAAAACTGCCTCCAGGAACATTTCCAGTCAAG GTTGCCATTCCAGTTGTACCTACAATCAGGGTGCTTGTGACATTCACAAAGTTTGAAGAGCTACAGCCACTAGAGGAGTTCACCACACCTCCTTCAAGCCCTGACAATAGCAAGAGCCCAGCGGTACAGTCTTCTTCAAGTTCCTGGATTCAGTGGATCAAGGCTCCTTACCGCCAGAACTTCTCGACAACACCAGGGCCGAGCAGCCGTGTGGAGGACATCCAGGACCCATTTGTCATTCCTTCTGATTACGTCTGGACAACACctaaagagaagaaaaagaagacacaagaaaacaagaacaagtcgAAGAAAGGCAGAAATGGGGCATAG